The region ACTCTGTCAAAATCCATCCGGTCGATCTGCCCTGTTTTCCAATTCTCTCTAAACATCAGTAACTCCATATATGCTTATCTAATATGATGCCAATGTATTACTGATGCTGATTCTGTCAAGTAATTTCTCATCATTTATTTAGATACTATTCGTGTCAAGCATGGACTTTTTTCTATTGAGTCTTATTACTATATACATCCGATAAAATTTCAATTTCTATATGAGCTAATGGTGCTGGAATTGTTCCCAGAGAAATACCCCATAAAAAAAACGGAACAAGAAATTTGCCTTCAATAGTCTTATTCACCTTCATGTTGACAAAAAACCCATTATTTGTATCGATTTGGGGCTTCTTTATATTATATCCTGTACTAAGCGGCTCGCCTACCTTTTTGACATTATTAAATATGCCTGAATCCATCAATTTTTTTTGGATAATGTCATAAGAGTTTTGCTGTAAAAAGTATTTGTTTTCTAACAATGGACTCCTGCCTTCACCAGCTTCATGAAATACTGACTCATTAACTGTAGCTGAAAATGATATATCCACATCCATAAATTGGAATTTATCGTTTAATACTCTGGGTTTATTATTAACTATTATCGCACATGAACTTATAGTAAGCGAAAACAGCAAGTAAAATAATGCATTAAATATTATTGTACCAACTTTTTTATTTCGTATATTACTCGAGCCATTCATATTAATCTCCTCAAACTATTTCTAATCCTATCGTTCCATATTTTTCAGCTGAGTCCCAAATGTTGGTGTAAATTCCAACTCATTGTTTCTCATATTCTTTTAAGACCTGTCAGCAGGTCTTCGTCTCACACAACCTATACTTGATAACATCATTCATAAGCTCCTGTCTCTGATATCACAACGAACCGTACTGCAAGATATTTTTCTTTTACAATTCCGTCAAGTTTTTTCTCATTAATAACGTTCTTCATTGTCCAGAGACTGTTATAAACCCTCACTTGAATCTTCAAATTTGATCACCAAAACTTCTAATGTCCAAGTCCACGTGGCATTGATGGGGGGTGTGATGCACAAATTGAATAAATAGTATAATGTTCAGCGGGATATGATTTCTATGAGTTATTTACTTCTGTTGTAGTGAGAGTGTCCAAGTGCGATCACCATAACTGTGCAACTAAACAGTATTCAGTCAACTATGCTATTTGTCCAAGTAGTGATAGTTTGAAGTTTGAGGTGACGGTTTAGATTTTCCCCAATAGTTTCCCCAATAGTTATATTTTCCAATTGGTTGCCTTTTCTTCTTCTTTCCAAAGCGTTAATCAAGCCTTAATCAAGCGTTAATCAAGCGTTAGTTTTATTACGCTTGATTAAGGCATGATTGACGCAGTGGGGCGTGGCACCATGCCTTGATCTTTCCTTTGATCTTTCCTTGATCTTTCCTTTGAGTTTTGACTTTCGCCTTCAGTTTTGAGCTATCGCCTTTCGTTTTGACTTTCGCTTTCCGTTTTGACTTAAAATAAGCCCTGACAAGTATTGACGTATCCCGCTGATGATAAAGGGCTTATTTTGAGTTAAAACCAGATTTGCGGGTATACGAAGAAAGTGGCTCTTCAGCTTCAACCCCTTAATTTTCAAGCTGCCAACCCTTGAATTTCACGCATCAATTTAGCTGAGACTTCGCTTTAACCCAAAACTCCGCCGCTGAAATCTGGTTGCTGCACTAAATCCTTGTCAGGCTGAGTTTTAAGTCAAAGCAGATAGTGTTGAGGTCAAAGCTATGGATTGGTTTTAAGTATTGAACTATCGCCTTCAATTTTGACTTTCGCTTTCCGATTTGACTTTCGCCTTCCGTTTTGACTTTCGCATTCAGTTTTTACTTAAAATTAGCCATGACATGAATTGACGTAACCCGCTGATGATAAAGGGCTTATTTTGAGTTAAAACCGAGACTCCATTATAGACTGAAATAGACACTTAAAAAAAACTTGACTGCCAGATCAAGATACAATATACGTCGTGCAAACAACTGGGGAGATCAATATGAGAGTGCATCCCGATCAATTTACTGCCGGATCTTTGTTTCACGCGTATAATCACAGTCTCGATGGACGAATGCTATTCTACGATGATGCAGACTACCGCAAATACCTTCAATTACTCAAGAAAAGGCTGTCACAGGAATTTTCGGTCTTTGCCTATTGTTTGATGCCGAATCACTATCATTTCTTGGTCCGGCAGAACGGAGCGGAACCGATCTACTCGATGTTTGAACAGCCTCACAAAAGCTATGCGCGTTATTACAATTTACGTTATGGTGCCAAGGGCAAGATATTACGGGACAAAATGAATCACAAGTCTGTGCTGGAAAATGAGTATATCGTCAACCTCTGCGCCTACATTCATGCCAATCCGATGAGCGCGGGATTGGTTGGTCATGTGGAAGAATGGCAATACTCAAACCTACCTGAGTTTCTGGGAACGAGACATGGGACACTATGCTCCCGCGAGTTTATTGGCAATTCGGTGCCCGATCGGGATAAATACCGGATGTTTGTGCTTGAAACTGCGCTTGCCAAGAATAGTGCCAAATTGGGTAAATTATAGAATACGTTTTCGCCATTTCTCTGAGGCTTAGCTTTAACTCAAAACTCCGCCGCTGAAATCTGGGTGCAACACTAAATCATAGTCAGGCGAAGTTTTAAGTCATAGAAGGCAGTGTTGAAGTTAACGCCGTAATAACGTTTCCACATATCTAATACAGTTTCCATAAATCTGTAGCCGATCCTGCGAAAAAGAACCGACGGGGACGTCGGTAATTCCATGCCCGGGCATCGGTCATAATCTTGTGTCGCTTTTTATGGGGTTGGCGCGTAGGAACCGACGGGGACGTCGGTAATTCCATGATATGGAGCGCCGATGTCCCCATCGGGGGAACGATTTTCAATAAAAAGCTATCTCAGGCTTTGATCCTGGTTCCGGTTTTTCCTTCGAAGGCATCCACGATCTTGTCGATGGAGGTGATCAGCACTTCTTTGCCGCCGCGCTCGATGAAATCTATGGCGGCGAGGATCTTAGGTCCCATGCTGCCGGCAGGGAATTGCTTTTCAGAATGATAGCGTTTGGCATCGGATACGGAAAGAGTGTCCAGGTCAATCTGATCGGGTTTGCCGAAATTGATGGAGACCTTCTCCACACCGGTTAGAATCACAAAGAGATCAGCTTCGATCTCAAGGGCGAGCAAGGCTGAGGCAAAATCCTTGTCTATCACCGCATCGACGCCTTCATAGGTGCCGTCTTCACAAATATAAATCGGGATTCCGCCACCACCAACGGCGATGACGATCTCTCCGCGGGCGACCAATTCTTTGACCGTCGCGGCGGGAATGATCTGGATGGGATAGGGAGAAGGTACCACGCGGCGATAACCCTTGCCGGAATCCTCTTTGAGAGTCCAACAGAGGGTCTGTTTTAGCTCTTCCGCCTGCTGAGCATCAAAATAGGTGCTGCCGACAAATTTCGAGGGATTGAGCATGCTGGGATCGTTTTTATCCACAACCACTTGGGAGACGATGGTGATCACCTGTTTGTTGAATCCGCTGGTTAGGAGCTTATTTTGCAGGCTCTGTTCGATCATGTATCCCATGCTGCCTTCGGTGGCGGCATTGAGAACGCCCAATGGCAGAGCGGGGATGCCTTCTTTTTCTCCGGCTTCCTGTTGGCGTAAAAGGTTGCCCACCTGGGGTCCGTTGCCATGCGTGATGGCGAGTTTGTAGCCCTGACGGATCAGTTCGACGATGCCGCCGAGGGAATCTCTGGTATTGGCAAATTGCTGTGAGATGTTGCCGTTTTCTCCGGCTTTGATGATCGCGTTGCCTCCAAGGGCAAGAACGGCTGTTTTCTTCATAATATCCTCATTATCAATAGTGTTTCACGGGAAAATACTGGTGATTTTCCGGCAAAAGTTGTGGGGCAGATGTATTTCAATCTGCCCCTCTTATGTCTTTTGAACGTTTATGTTTAGAAGTCTTTCAGGACGTCGGCGATGGTGGGAATGCCGATTTCTTGAAGTTCATAATGAACCTGGCAGGCAGGCTTGTTGATCTTGATGATGCGTCGCAGGTCGATCGGAGTGGCGATCACAACGCTGTCGCAATCTGTATCGTTGATGGTTTTTTCCATATCCTTGATCTGCTGAGTGCTGTATCCCATCGCGGGAAGCAGAATGCCGATATCGGGATACTTTTCAAAAGTGTCCGCGATCTCGCCAACTGCCCAGGGACGGGGATCGACAAGTTCTGCACAGCCGAATTTCTCCGCTGCAACGACACCGGCGCCGTAGGTCATCTCACCATGGGTGAGGGTGGGACCGTCTTCGACGACGAGGACACGTTTGTCCAAAATCATCTCGGGATGATCGACAAAGAGCGGGGAGGCGGCATCGATGATGATGGCTTTGGGATTGATCATCCGGACATTTGAGCGCACTTCGTTGATGTCGTCAAGATCGGCACTGTCGATCTTGTTGATCACGATGACGTCGGCAAGATGGACGTTGGTCTCGCCGGGATAATAAGAAATCTCGTCGCCGGGGCGATGGGGATCGACGACCACGATGTTGAGCTGCTTGTCTGAGCAATAGAAAGGAATGTCGTTGTTTCCACCGTCCCAGATGATGACGTCGGCTTCTTTTTCGGCTTCGCGGATGACGGCTTCATAGTCCACACCGGCGTAGATGACGCTGTTCATGCGGATGTGCGGCTCATATTCTTCCATCTCTTCGATGGTGCAGTTGTGGGTGACGAGGTCTTTGAGCTCGGCATAGCGTTGCACTTTTTGTTTGACGAGATCGCCATAGGGCATGGGATGACGGATGGAGACGACTTTTCTGCCTTTGGCTTTGAGGGCTTTGACGACCGCGCGGGTG is a window of Candidatus Cloacimonadaceae bacterium DNA encoding:
- a CDS encoding transposase, whose product is MRVHPDQFTAGSLFHAYNHSLDGRMLFYDDADYRKYLQLLKKRLSQEFSVFAYCLMPNHYHFLVRQNGAEPIYSMFEQPHKSYARYYNLRYGAKGKILRDKMNHKSVLENEYIVNLCAYIHANPMSAGLVGHVEEWQYSNLPEFLGTRHGTLCSREFIGNSVPDRDKYRMFVLETALAKNSAKLGKL
- the arcC gene encoding carbamate kinase, which translates into the protein MKKTAVLALGGNAIIKAGENGNISQQFANTRDSLGGIVELIRQGYKLAITHGNGPQVGNLLRQQEAGEKEGIPALPLGVLNAATEGSMGYMIEQSLQNKLLTSGFNKQVITIVSQVVVDKNDPSMLNPSKFVGSTYFDAQQAEELKQTLCWTLKEDSGKGYRRVVPSPYPIQIIPAATVKELVARGEIVIAVGGGGIPIYICEDGTYEGVDAVIDKDFASALLALEIEADLFVILTGVEKVSINFGKPDQIDLDTLSVSDAKRYHSEKQFPAGSMGPKILAAIDFIERGGKEVLITSIDKIVDAFEGKTGTRIKA
- a CDS encoding cyclic 2,3-diphosphoglycerate synthase, encoding MKRRVIIMGAAGRDFHNFNVYFRDNDDYEVVAFTATQIPGIDDKKYPAELAGKLYPNGINIYPEAELKNLIKDNNVDLVILAYSDLPHEVVMSKAAIVNSIGADFMLMGAKNTQVKTCKPLVSICAVRTGCGKSQTTRAVVKALKAKGRKVVSIRHPMPYGDLVKQKVQRYAELKDLVTHNCTIEEMEEYEPHIRMNSVIYAGVDYEAVIREAEKEADVIIWDGGNNDIPFYCSDKQLNIVVVDPHRPGDEISYYPGETNVHLADVIVINKIDSADLDDINEVRSNVRMINPKAIIIDAASPLFVDHPEMILDKRVLVVEDGPTLTHGEMTYGAGVVAAEKFGCAELVDPRPWAVGEIADTFEKYPDIGILLPAMGYSTQQIKDMEKTINDTDCDSVVIATPIDLRRIIKINKPACQVHYELQEIGIPTIADVLKDF